GTCTGACGAGCACCTTTTCTCCTGCTGGAATATCTGCCAAACACAGATAATGGTCGTATTCTATCGAACCATCTTTGCGCGGAATCGGCGCGCCGTGAGGATCGACTGTTGGATATCCCAGCATTCGATCAATTTTATCTTCAAACTCCTCAGAAATCACATGCTCCAACCGATCCGCCTCCTCATCGACCTTATCCAGATCAAATCCCAACACCTCTGACAAATATAGCTCGAGCAAACGGTGGTGGCGAAGAACTTCAAGGGCAATGCGTTTTCCCGTCGATGTAAGTACAACGCCCTGATAGGGCGTGTGTTCCACCAGCTTCATCGCGGCGAGTTTTTTGAGCATATTGGTGACCGAGGCGGGAGCAACAGCCCTGTGCTCTGCAATGAGAGAAGTCGTCACAGAAGCGACGGGATTCTGCCCGTGTGTCAGTTTGTAGATCGTTTTCAAATAATCCTGTGACGATTGACTGATCATATTCATCTCCTCAAATAACCATCACAAAAAGTAAGATAAACCTCACGTACAGGCAAGCACATCCTATCCATCGGGAATGCGCTTGCCCTGCGGATCGGTTGCGATATTGGGCAATGCCGCCAGAATTTCTTCCCGCAAATGATCATCTGTAAAGTGTTCCAGCGCGTCGGCAGGGGCATGTACATGATCTGGCGGAAGCCCCAGTTGGTTCAGGTAGGACTCCCAAAGTCTGTGATTGCGGAGCAACCTGGTCGCGTGTACAACGCCCTGTTCCCCCAGTGAAAAATGCCCATTTTCCCGCTTGATCAGTCCCTGCCAGATCAATGATCGAATCGCAATACCAGACACCCAACGCGCAGCCGTATCGACCAGATCACCCCAACTGAGCGCAGAGACGCGTTGTGATTCCCGCTCGCGGAGCAACTTTAACAAGACGTGATCTCGCGCAACCCTCAGAGAGAGTCGCACCTGCCGCACAAATCGCCCCAGCAACCCATAGTGGGGTGCAAAAATCAGGGAAAGCGCAAACAGCACACCCATAACCACAACCATAGCCCCGGCAATAGAACTATTCCAAATCCCTGCGAGAAAATATCCGGCTATTGCAGAAATAACGCCCATAAGCGCAGACAGCGTCAAAATAACTTTTAACCGATCGCTCCACAAATAAGCCGAAGCGCCGGGAACGATCAGCATAGCCACAACCAGGATGGCTCCTACGGACTCGAATGCAGCCACTGTTGTCACAGAAACGGCTCCCATCAACATATAATGCACCAGCGCAGCGCTCACGCCTACAGAAAGCGCCATCTCAGAGTCGAAAGACGCGATCAAAAGCTCTTTGTAAAACACCAGAACAAACGCGATATTAAGCGCAAATACCGTTCCGAGAATCCAGATCGGACGCGGTCCCAAATCCCATTCTCCCCAGAACAGGCGGTCCCAGGGCGTGTACGCGATCTCCCCGTAAAGGACGCATTCCTGATCGAGATCGACCTGCCCGGCAAATGCCGTGATCAAAACAACCCCCAGCGCGAAAAGCGCTGTAAAAGTAATGCCTATCGATGAGTCTTCTTGCACGCGCCACCTGCGGTGAAATGTCTCAATCAACACCGTGGCAATTACGCCACATATAGCAGCACCGATAAACATCGGAATCACATCGCGGCTACCCGAAAGTAGAAACGCAATAACAATGCCCGGCAAAACAGCATGGCTTAGTGCATCGCCCAAAAGCGACATCTTGCGCAACACGAGATACGCGCCCAACAAACCGCACGAAGCCCCGGCCAGCGCGCCTGTAAGCACAATCCAAAATGGTCCCCATATCTCACTCATCTTGACCGGTCCTCCGATAGCCACTGTGCGTTTTGTGGATATCTCCAACAACACTTATATCTTCTTGTGCCAGAATTGATTCGAGCTGTTCAATAATCTCAGGCGTTAAAATGTGCTCGACTTCATCGGCAGATCTATCCACATGATCCTCCTCTAAGATAGACCGATAAACCAGATAATATTCCCATAGCTGATGGGACTTGACCACAAAAACCGCCTCTTTGTGTCCCAATTCCGTCAAAGAACACGCACCATTGTGCAGGTTCACCCACCCATCGCGCGCGAGACGCTTTGCAAGCCGACGTACGCGGTAAAGCGGCAACTGAAGCTCCCTGGCGAGGTCCGCCAACACGACCTCTCCCTTGTCCTGCATCTGCAATGCGAGATATGCCCGCAAAAAATGCTGACCATTTTCCCGCAATGCATTTGCCCTGAGCCGTGCCCACCTGGCGAGCACCCCGCGCCTGGGGGCAATAAGTACAGAAACGAGAAATGCAGCCGTTGCAACCAGCACCATGACCGGTCCCGTTGGGATTCGGGGTGCCAGCGCGCTCAGGCCAACCCCCAGCGCACCGCATAGCGCACCCAAAATGCCCGACACCAGCACCATCACATGCAGCCGATCTGTCCAAAACCGCGCAGCAGCAGCCGGGGTAATCAACATCGCAGCGATGAGAATAACCCCCACAGCTTGAAGCCCCACCATAACGGTAAGCACGATCAACCCCATTAACAAAAGATCGACCACATGCTGGGAAAATCCCAGTGCAGATAAAAATTCTGCATCAAAAATGAGTCCCTTGAACTCCTTAAAAAAAAGAAAAACCGCAACCATAACCAGTACAGACACAATGCACATCACATACAGATCAGCGCGCACAATAGACGCCGCCTGCCCAAAAAGAAACTTATCCAGACCGCTTTGATTGCCCACCTCACTCTGCTGAATATGCGTGAGCAATACAATACCCCCGCCAAAAAATACCGAAAGCACAATGCCCAGCGCAGCGTCTGCTTTGATGCGCGTGTAATTGACAATTGCCTCAATAATAAGCACGCCCACCACACCGGAAACTGTCGCGCCCAACAGCAAAATGGGCAATGCCTTGCTCTGCGTCCACAGAAATGCCAGCGCAACGCCCGGAAGTGCAGCATGCGCCAGAGCATCGCCCAAAAGGCTGCGCCGGCGCAACACGGCAAATGCACCCAGCGTGCCCGATGTCGCCCCGATCAACAGAGAACCGAGCAAAACCAGTTGAAATGTCGCATCCCAAATCACCTCATAAACCCCGCCGATGATGGGCAACAGCCTGCGCTGCTTCGGAAAGCACCGTCAACCGTCCGCCGTAAGTTTTGTTCAAATTATCTTCTGTAAACACATCTTCCGTCTCACCCGCAGCAACGATTCGCATATTGATCAAAACCAGCCAGTCAAAATACTGATTCACCGTATGCAAATCGTGATGTACAACCAGCATGGTCTTTTTCTTCGCCCTCAGATCCATCAAAATGTCGATAATGGCGCGTTCGGTTGCCGCATCCACGCCGGCAAAGGGTTCGTCCATCAAATAAATTTGTGCATCTTGCGCCAGAGCGCGTGCCAGGAAAACCCGCTGTTGCTGTCCACCCGAAAGCTGATTGATCTGCCGATGTCCAAAATCGGTCATACCGACTTTTTCAAGTGCTTCCTCAGCCAGTTCTCTGTCAATTTTATCCGGACGCCTCACCCACCCTACGTGCCCATAACGCCCCATAAGCACCACATCTAAGGCATTGATGGGAAAATCCCAATCCACCGACTCGCGTTGCGGAACATAGCCGATGGCCTGACGCATGCGCGAATAGGGCTTGCCGTAGATGTGGACCCACCCCGAAGCCTTGGGCACGAGATCCATAATGGCTTTGATCATCGTACTCTTGCCAGCGCCATTGGGACCCACAACCCCCACGAGTTTACTTTCTGGCACAGCGAGATCGACATCCCACAGAACGGGTTTCTTGTGATACGCCACCGTCATATCGTGGATATGAATGGGCGTCACCGATTCGTCAACTGCATGTAACATTATTTTAGCGCCTCGACAATTGTATTTACATTTGACCTCACCATGCCGATGTACGTATCGCCCCCACTACCCGCAGGTCCCATCGCGTCGGAATACAGCGTGCCACCAATTGCAACATTCCATCCTCGCGCCTTGCACCCTTCGCGCACGGCATTGATAGAACGCTCGGGCACACTGCTTTCCACAAAAATGGCCTTCACCTGTCGTTTGACAATAAAATCCACCAGCAGAGACACATCATTGACGCCGTATTCGGCCACAGTCGAAATCCCCTGAAGCCCGCGCACTTCAATACCATAAGCAAGGCCAAAATATCCAAAGGCGTCGTGTGCCGTAATCAACACGCGCTGGTCACTGGGAATGCGTGCAATCTGCGCTTTTGCCCAGGTGTCGAGATCGAGCAATTGCTTGCGATAAGCCTCGGCATTGGCGCGAAACACACCTGCACCATCGGCGTCACGCTCGCTAAGCGTCTGGACAACTACGGACAGGGTCTCTGTCCACATGCTGACATCAAACCAGATATGCGGATCGTGCTCCCCTTGTCCAGCAGCCGGTTTCCGAAGCCTATCTTTGGGAATATCCCGCGTCACGGGAATCACCGTCTTGCTGCGCGCCATCTTTTCAAAAATACCTTCCAGCTTGCCTTCCAGAAAGAGACCATTGTAAAATATCACATCCGCTTGAGACAGTTTCTGCAAATCGCCCTGCGTCGCCTTGTAATAATGCGGATCAATCCCGGGTCCCATCAGAGAAATCACCTCAGCGCGATCCCCCGCAACATGGCGCACCAGATCGCCGACCATCCCGGTCGTACACACCACCAGCCTTTTGTCTTGTTCAACCGGCGGCGTTTCGCCCCCACCACACGCGCACAGCAACAAAACGCCAGCTATAATGAAAAATTTGTACATACACCCTCCGTTATACATGCCTATAATAATTCTTATATTGCTGCTAAACTAAAATTTAGTCAAGACTAAAAATATAAAAATCAATGGATCTGGTCAAGAAAAGAAAAAACCCTCAATCTACTGGATTGAAGGGTTTTTATACAAAACAAAACGTCCGTTTTTCTCTGCTTATTCAATTTTTATCAAATCCTCGTGCTTTGCTTCCCCGCCACAGCCTGAACACGACGAAGCCAAAAACGGCCTTACGACCTCGCCAATAACGCGATAGGCACACCAGAGTGCTACTGCAACCGCGATCCAATTTTGCCAGTCGGTCATATCATTATCCCCATCCAAGCGCCATACCAAGGCGATAAGTCACAAAAGCTCCGATATAGGCGAGCACCGTCATATAAACAAAAGTCAGCACAGGCCACCGCCAGGCGCCCGTTTCGCGTTGAATGACCGCAAGTGTAGAAACGCACTGTGCACACAGTGCAAAAAACACCATAATAGACAGCGCAACCGGGATATTAAACACCTTTCGCCCATCAGACCAGGTCGCAGACCGTAGTGCGTCCCTGAGCGACGTCGATTCCTCATCCACCTCTCCCAGACTGTAAATGGTGCCCAGAACCGCGACAATCACCTCTCGTGCGGGAAAAGATGCCAGCGCCGCCATCCCAATCCGCCAATCCCATCCCAATGGCTCCACAACGGGTTCAATAGCATGCCCCATCCGCCCAAGAAAACTCTGCTTGAGCATATCGCCAGCCTCTTGCGCGCTCAAATCATTCAAAACCTCTTCTGATGCCCCAACCAATCGCTCGCGCTCGGCCTCGTAATGCGCGGCAATTGTTTCAGACCGTGGGAAATACGCCAGTGCCCACATCACAATCGTCGCGGCGAGAATCAATGTGCCGGCTCTTTCGAGAAAATGCCGCCCACTTTGATAAATACGCATCCCAACAGTACCCACATCTGGTATTTTGTAGGACGGCAACTCGAGCAAAAAAGGCGTGGGCTGCCCTCTCAATAGCGTCTTTTTTAAAATCCATGCAATGGGAATAGCCACAAGAATACCAACGCAATACAGCGCGAAAAGCGTAAGCCCCTGCACCCCAATCCCTCCCCAAACATCTCGATCGGGAATAAAAGCCCCAATAAAAATCGTGTACACTGGCAAACGCGCAGAGCAACTCATCAATGGCGCGACCAGCATGGTGGCAATGCGATCTTTGGGGTCATTGATCGTTCGTGTAGCCATTACCCCCGGAATCGCACAGGCAAAACTCGACAAAAGAGGAATAAAAGACTTCCCCGACAAACCACACGGCGTTAACAGGCGATCCATCAACAGCGCAGCGCGGGCCATGTAACCGCAATCTTCCAGTATGGCAATAAAGAGAAACAGGATACAGATCTGGGGCAAAAAAATGACTACGCCGCCCACCCCGGCAATAACCCCATCCACCACCATACTTTGCAGCGCACCCTCGGGCAGATAGCCCGAAGCCCACCCTCCAACCGTTCCAAACAACGCGTCAATGCCATCCATTAGGGGCACTGCCCACGAAAAAATCGATTGAAAAACAAAGGCCATAATCACAGCAAACGTCAGGCTACCCCACAGCGGATGGGTCAAAATCCGATCCAGTCGATCAGAACGGGTCACGCGAAGTGGTTCGGGGTCGCGTAGCACATCATCGAGAATCTCATCAATCCATCTATAGCGCAATTCGATCTCTCGATTCGCCAGTGCATCATCCGCATTAATCTGTGCTTGCAACGCGTGAAGATCAGCGGCAAAGTCATCGCCAAAGCGTTCCACGACATGGGATGCAAACGCGTTTTGATTGTCAATCAACACACGCAGCACCAGGCCGATAGATACACCTTCGTATTTTCGCGCCAACTGCTCGGCGTCCGTCCACCAGGATTGCGGCAATATCGGACTGCGCGATGGAATCTCGCCCTTTTCAACAATCCGAGAAAGAGCGCCTTTCAATTCATCGAGTCCCACGCGTCTATTGGCCTGTATGGGAATAACTGGAACGCCCAAACGCTCGCTCAGAGCAGGCGCATCAATAACAATGCCCCTGGCCTTGGCCACATCTAACATATTGAGGGCCACAATCAGGGGCAAATCAATTTCGAGAAGTTGAGATACGATGTATAAACTGCGTCTCAAATTGCTGGCGTCGAGAACCACGAGCACAGCTTGAATGGTGCTCTCGCTCTTCAACAACCCCATCAGTGCTTCAACAGCAATAAGTTCATCTGGAGACTTGGCTGAAAGGCTGTATGTACCGGGCAAATCCAGCAGGTCAATCGCACCTGCGTTGGGCAATGACAATTGTCCAACCTTGCGCTCAACCGTAACGCCGGGAAAATTTCCCACGCGCTGCGAAAGCCCTGTCAGAGCATTAAAAAGCGTTGTCTTACCCGTATTGGGATTGCCAACCACAGCGACCGTGGCACGCCCTACATAAGGTCGCTCTTGACCCGCTATATCCATTACCATAATAAATCAGGCCGCTTTCATTCCTTTGATGCATGCAGCATCGGTTTTTCGCAAGCAAAATCTGCTGCTACCCACTTGAATCACCACAGTGCGCCCAACGCGCAACACGCGCACGGGAACACCTGGTATAGCTCCCACCTCGCGCAGTCGGGCCGCCAGTTGATTGGCACCTGAAACCCCTTCAATAGTACCTTCATCACCCCGGCTCCATATTGAAAGTGGGGTTGCAGCATCCATTGCATAAGCCATTATCGAGACTCCAAATTGAATAATTGATCAACATCCTGAACGGGCCACTGCCAATCCTCATTCTGATCCAGCCTGGACCAGAACTCAGAGAGAAATTGTCGCGCAGTGGGATCATCAGAGAGCAAGAAATGCACAAAATGTAGCAATTGCCCACCAGTCTGCGCGCTCAAAAGATGCTCGACCTTGCACGCATCCACTTCGGCTTGATGCTCGTCGAGCTTGAGCACCTCGTTGAGAAATTTGCGAACAACAGCGCGTTTGGCTAAAATAGAATCGACAATGCGGCGGCCATCTTCAGACAATTTCAAAAACTTATTGTGATCTTCCACGACCAACCCGCGCGCCTTGAGGGCTTTGAGCGTCAGCGATGCACTGCCCCGGGTGATCTCCAGCGCACGCGCCACATCAGAAACCCGTGCATAGCCCAGGTCACCCATCAACTCGTGAATGGCAGTTAGATGATGGGCAACACTATGAGAAATCTCATTGCTCTCGTATTCTTTCCATACATCTGATGCCATCATATGACCACCCCCCTCGAACAGTGCGTTTAGCCATTTAACCGATGTTTTGCTAATAAAACAACTGATAGAAACATAAACCAAATGTAAGTGATATGTCAAGGTCTTTTTTATATGAAACTTGACATCATTTTTTCTTTTACGTATAACTGTGAACAAACTTTTCAAAGGAACGCAACCCATGACCCATAAATTTTCTGAAATCGGTCGTCTCCCTCTCCCGGGAGACAATGTCGGCATTGCGACACAAAAACTGAACAGAGGCACACAGATCATCCATTCAGGTCGCACCTTCGAACTTCGGCACACCATCCTCGAAGGCCATCGCTTTGCCCTCCAACCCATTGCGCCTGGCGCCCCCCTACTCTCGTGGGGCTTGCCCTTTGGCATAGCAACGCGCCATATCTCTCCCGGAGATTACGTCTGCAACCCGGAGATCCTCGGCGCTCTCAAACTCCGCGATCTCGACTTTGAGCTTCCAGACGTGCCCAACTTTGAAGATCGCATTGTTCCGCACCAGATCGATGCCGACACTTTTGAAGCAGGCGCGCAAGTCAAACGCTATGATCCGTGCGGCATTTTTCAGGGTTACAGAAGATTGGGAGGCCGAGGCGTAGGTACGCGAAATAATATTGTTATAATGGGAACATCTTCTCGCACAGCGAGTTATGCCAAACAACTCGAAGCGCGATTAAAAAATCATATACAGGATTACCATAACATTGATGACATTGTTGCAGTTGCCCACACAGAAGGCGGCGGCACTGAAATCCCCAATAACAAAGACCTCTTATTGCGTACACTCGCCGGATTTGCAGTACATCCAAACGTCGGTGCAGTACTCGCAATCGACTACGGTCACGAAGCCATCACCAACCAGCACCTTCGGGAATTTCTCGCGCAAAACAACTACCCCATTGACCACGTTCTGCACCACTTTCTCACGCTTGAGGACAGCTTTGAAAACGCGCTAAAACAGGGTGAAAACATCATTGCCAAATGGCTGCCACAAGTCCAGGCAATAGCCCGCACACCCGAACCCCTATCGCACATCAAAATCGCGCTACAATGCGGCGGATCAGACGCATTCTCGGGTATCTCTGGCAACCCATTGGCTTCGTGGGTGGCGAGAGAAATCATTCGCCATGGCGGATCTGCCAACCTCGCAGAAACCGATGAACTCATCGGCGCAGAGTCCTATGTCCTCCAAAATGTATCGTCTTACGATGTCGCCCAGTGCTTCCTCGACAAAGTAGAAGCCTATAAAACCCTCGCTGCATGGCACGGCACAACAGCAGAAGGCAATCCTTCCGGAGGCAACAAATTTCGAGGCCTTTACAACATCGTACTCAAATCAATTGGCGCGGCCATGAAACGCCATCCGGATGTCCGTCTCGATTCAGTCATTGATTACGCGGCACCAATGACCGATCCGGGGTACTATTTCATGGACAGCCCTGGCAATGATCTCGAAAGCATCGCCGGACAAGTAGCCTCCGGATGTAACATGATATTCTTTATCACGGGCAATGGCTCAATCACAAACTTCCCCTTTGTGCCCACCATCAAAATTGTGACCACATCCGAACGCTATCATCTACTCAGTAAAGATATGGATGTCAACGCGGGTGCATATCTGGACGGCACCTCCATGGACGACCTCGGCAGCGATATGTTTGACCTGACCTGCAAAATCGCCTCGGGAGAACGCAGCAAAGGCGAAAAAGCCGCACACGCGCAAGTCTCGATATGGCGCACCTGGCGACAGACCTCAACAGATCACCTGCTCAACCTCGAGAACCGGCCAGACCCCCAGGGCATACCCCTCCCTATCCAGACATTGGACGCTGATGAACACCAATTTCAAGCCATTCGCACCCGGGACGGATTTACAACCGATCGCCTGGGCCTTATTCTCCCCACCAGCCTGTGTTCGGGACAAATTGCGCTGATGGCGGCAAAACGCCTCACAGAAAAGGGCCTGGGCCTCGATAAGGGTGTCTCGCGCTTTGTCGCCCTCCCGCACACCGAAGGATGCGGCGTATCGGGAGAAGCCACCGAACGCCTCTACACGCGCACTATGCTCGGCTACCTCACCCACCCCCTCGTACACACAGGTCTGTTATTGGAACACGGCTGTGAAAAGACCCACAACGACTATATACGGCACGCACTGGATGACAGGGGGATCAGCCCCGGTGCGTTTGGATGGGCCAGTGTGCAACTCGACGGCGGTATCGAGGCCGTTCTCGACAAGGTCGAAGCCTATTTTTTCGACCAGTTCGCGCAGACGCCTCCCCCTGAAATCACTCCCGCCAGCCTGTCCGCACTCAGCGTCGGTCTTCACGCTTCTGGTTCTATTTCCGATATAGCCGCGCAATCCCTCGCCATGT
This portion of the Gemmatimonadota bacterium genome encodes:
- the feoB gene encoding ferrous iron transport protein B, yielding MVMDIAGQERPYVGRATVAVVGNPNTGKTTLFNALTGLSQRVGNFPGVTVERKVGQLSLPNAGAIDLLDLPGTYSLSAKSPDELIAVEALMGLLKSESTIQAVLVVLDASNLRRSLYIVSQLLEIDLPLIVALNMLDVAKARGIVIDAPALSERLGVPVIPIQANRRVGLDELKGALSRIVEKGEIPSRSPILPQSWWTDAEQLARKYEGVSIGLVLRVLIDNQNAFASHVVERFGDDFAADLHALQAQINADDALANREIELRYRWIDEILDDVLRDPEPLRVTRSDRLDRILTHPLWGSLTFAVIMAFVFQSIFSWAVPLMDGIDALFGTVGGWASGYLPEGALQSMVVDGVIAGVGGVVIFLPQICILFLFIAILEDCGYMARAALLMDRLLTPCGLSGKSFIPLLSSFACAIPGVMATRTINDPKDRIATMLVAPLMSCSARLPVYTIFIGAFIPDRDVWGGIGVQGLTLFALYCVGILVAIPIAWILKKTLLRGQPTPFLLELPSYKIPDVGTVGMRIYQSGRHFLERAGTLILAATIVMWALAYFPRSETIAAHYEAERERLVGASEEVLNDLSAQEAGDMLKQSFLGRMGHAIEPVVEPLGWDWRIGMAALASFPAREVIVAVLGTIYSLGEVDEESTSLRDALRSATWSDGRKVFNIPVALSIMVFFALCAQCVSTLAVIQRETGAWRWPVLTFVYMTVLAYIGAFVTYRLGMALGWG
- a CDS encoding metal-dependent transcriptional regulator yields the protein MISQSSQDYLKTIYKLTHGQNPVASVTTSLIAEHRAVAPASVTNMLKKLAAMKLVEHTPYQGVVLTSTGKRIALEVLRHHRLLELYLSEVLGFDLDKVDEEADRLEHVISEEFEDKIDRMLGYPTVDPHGAPIPRKDGSIEYDHYLCLADIPAGEKVLVR
- a CDS encoding zinc ABC transporter substrate-binding protein, yielding MYKFFIIAGVLLLCACGGGETPPVEQDKRLVVCTTGMVGDLVRHVAGDRAEVISLMGPGIDPHYYKATQGDLQKLSQADVIFYNGLFLEGKLEGIFEKMARSKTVIPVTRDIPKDRLRKPAAGQGEHDPHIWFDVSMWTETLSVVVQTLSERDADGAGVFRANAEAYRKQLLDLDTWAKAQIARIPSDQRVLITAHDAFGYFGLAYGIEVRGLQGISTVAEYGVNDVSLLVDFIVKRQVKAIFVESSVPERSINAVREGCKARGWNVAIGGTLYSDAMGPAGSGGDTYIGMVRSNVNTIVEALK
- a CDS encoding ABC transporter ATP-binding protein, producing the protein MTPIHIHDMTVAYHKKPVLWDVDLAVPESKLVGVVGPNGAGKSTMIKAIMDLVPKASGWVHIYGKPYSRMRQAIGYVPQRESVDWDFPINALDVVLMGRYGHVGWVRRPDKIDRELAEEALEKVGMTDFGHRQINQLSGGQQQRVFLARALAQDAQIYLMDEPFAGVDAATERAIIDILMDLRAKKKTMLVVHHDLHTVNQYFDWLVLINMRIVAAGETEDVFTEDNLNKTYGGRLTVLSEAAQAVAHHRRGL
- a CDS encoding UxaA family hydrolase, with product MTHKFSEIGRLPLPGDNVGIATQKLNRGTQIIHSGRTFELRHTILEGHRFALQPIAPGAPLLSWGLPFGIATRHISPGDYVCNPEILGALKLRDLDFELPDVPNFEDRIVPHQIDADTFEAGAQVKRYDPCGIFQGYRRLGGRGVGTRNNIVIMGTSSRTASYAKQLEARLKNHIQDYHNIDDIVAVAHTEGGGTEIPNNKDLLLRTLAGFAVHPNVGAVLAIDYGHEAITNQHLREFLAQNNYPIDHVLHHFLTLEDSFENALKQGENIIAKWLPQVQAIARTPEPLSHIKIALQCGGSDAFSGISGNPLASWVAREIIRHGGSANLAETDELIGAESYVLQNVSSYDVAQCFLDKVEAYKTLAAWHGTTAEGNPSGGNKFRGLYNIVLKSIGAAMKRHPDVRLDSVIDYAAPMTDPGYYFMDSPGNDLESIAGQVASGCNMIFFITGNGSITNFPFVPTIKIVTTSERYHLLSKDMDVNAGAYLDGTSMDDLGSDMFDLTCKIASGERSKGEKAAHAQVSIWRTWRQTSTDHLLNLENRPDPQGIPLPIQTLDADEHQFQAIRTRDGFTTDRLGLILPTSLCSGQIALMAAKRLTEKGLGLDKGVSRFVALPHTEGCGVSGEATERLYTRTMLGYLTHPLVHTGLLLEHGCEKTHNDYIRHALDDRGISPGAFGWASVQLDGGIEAVLDKVEAYFFDQFAQTPPPEITPASLSALSVGLHASGSISDIAAQSLAMFSQTLIGTGVTLIVPDNASFLSHPIYLSEVLGDTPPAPTLAHGQNPTQPGYHIMDSQTDHWVETLTGLGGTGVHLIVAYSGDHPLQGHPLTPMLQTTAEDRIAQSCGDDFDLIFNTDPKHNADALLRQIIAVASRQYTPKTPQTGNIDFQFTRGLLGVSM
- a CDS encoding FeoA domain-containing protein codes for the protein MAYAMDAATPLSIWSRGDEGTIEGVSGANQLAARLREVGAIPGVPVRVLRVGRTVVIQVGSSRFCLRKTDAACIKGMKAA
- a CDS encoding metal-dependent transcriptional regulator; its protein translation is MMASDVWKEYESNEISHSVAHHLTAIHELMGDLGYARVSDVARALEITRGSASLTLKALKARGLVVEDHNKFLKLSEDGRRIVDSILAKRAVVRKFLNEVLKLDEHQAEVDACKVEHLLSAQTGGQLLHFVHFLLSDDPTARQFLSEFWSRLDQNEDWQWPVQDVDQLFNLESR
- a CDS encoding metal ABC transporter permease → MPIIGGVYEVIWDATFQLVLLGSLLIGATSGTLGAFAVLRRRSLLGDALAHAALPGVALAFLWTQSKALPILLLGATVSGVVGVLIIEAIVNYTRIKADAALGIVLSVFFGGGIVLLTHIQQSEVGNQSGLDKFLFGQAASIVRADLYVMCIVSVLVMVAVFLFFKEFKGLIFDAEFLSALGFSQHVVDLLLMGLIVLTVMVGLQAVGVILIAAMLITPAAAARFWTDRLHVMVLVSGILGALCGALGVGLSALAPRIPTGPVMVLVATAAFLVSVLIAPRRGVLARWARLRANALRENGQHFLRAYLALQMQDKGEVVLADLARELQLPLYRVRRLAKRLARDGWVNLHNGACSLTELGHKEAVFVVKSHQLWEYYLVYRSILEEDHVDRSADEVEHILTPEIIEQLESILAQEDISVVGDIHKTHSGYRRTGQDE